From Spea bombifrons isolate aSpeBom1 chromosome 6, aSpeBom1.2.pri, whole genome shotgun sequence, a single genomic window includes:
- the ARF4 gene encoding ADP-ribosylation factor 4 — MGLTISSLFSRLFGKKQMRILMVGLDAAGKTTILYKLKLGEIVTTIPTIGFNVETVEYKNICFTVWDVGGQDKIRPLWRHYFQNTQGLIFVVDSNDRERIQEAAEELQKMLQEDELRDAVLLVFANKQDLPNAMAISEMTDKLTLQTLRNRTWYVQATCATQGTGLYEGLDWLSNELSKR; from the exons ATGGGCCTCACCATCTCCTCGCTCTTCTCCCGGCTCTTCGGCAAGAAGCAGATGCGCATCCTGATGG TTGGTTTGGATGCCGCAGGGAAGACGACCATTCTGTACAAGCTGAAGCTGGGAGAGATCGTGACGACCATCCCGACCATCG GTTTTAACGTGGAGACCGTAGAATACAAAAATATCTGCTTCACCGTGTGGGATGTCGGCGGTCAGGACAAAATCCGCCCCCTCTGGAGGCATTATTTCCAGAACACGCAG GGTCTCATTTTTGTGGTAGACAGCAACGACAGAGAGAGAATCCAAGAAGCCGCAGAGGAGTTACAGAAAATG CTTCAAGAGGATGAGCTCCGGGATGCGGTGCTTCTGGTTTTCGCAAACAAGCAGGATCTGCCCAACGCGATGGCCATCAGCGAGATGACGGACAAACTGACGCTCCAGACTCTGCGCAACCGGACC TGGTACGTGCAAGCCACCTGTGCTACTCAAGGGACCGGGCTGTACGAAGGACTCGACTGGCTGTCCAACGAGCTCTCCAAACGTTAA
- the DENND6A gene encoding protein DENND6A, whose protein sequence is MDGGSPRIDMSGDGVEAPPGDPVSLPWDRFSGWLHCICVVGFDLELGQTVEALYPPHARLTDKEKTSICYLSFPDSNSGCLGDTQFCFRFRQASGRKTSLHCVLDQADRDSPVYLKKDPACFYGYVYFRQVRDKTLKRGYFQKSLVLISKLPYVTFFHAVLKQIAPEYFERSDPCLEAACSDIDRWPEPLPGKTLNLPIMGVVIKVRIPTRLDKPGTTQMLELTQPSDAHISVTLPTVHEVDIFRCFCPVFIHIQLLWELVLLGEPLVVMAPSPSQSSETVLALVGCIAPLKYCSDYRPYFTIHDTEFKEYTTRTQAPPSVIFGVTNPFFAKTLQHWPHIIRIGDVKLAGDVPKQVKVKKLKNLKTLDSKPGVYSSYKTYLNRDEEIIKQLQKGVQQKRPSEAQNAILRRHFLELTQSFIIPLERYVASLMPLLKSISAWKSPPQLKPFCQEEFMKTLEKAGPQLTSHLKGDWIGLYRHFLRSPNFDGWFRIRRKEMTRKLEALHLEALCKEDLPIWVEKHTEVEAVDLVLKLKNKLVQAEREHLPVKAETLEKLQEHVDTIIEKFPEDLQGILLKTNTP, encoded by the exons ATGGATGGCGGCTCGCCGCGGATAGACATGTCGGGTGATGGGGTGGAAGCGCCCCCGGGGGACCCCGTGTCCCTCCCCTGGGACCGCTTCTCTGGCTGGCTGCACTGTATCTGTGTGGTGGGCTTTGACCTGGAGCTGGGCCAGACTGTGGAG GCGTTGTATCCCCCACATGCTAGGCTCACAGATAAAGAG aaAACAAGTATCTGCTATTTATCATTCCCAGACTCTAATTCAG GATGTCTCGGAGACACTCAGTTTTGCTTCAGATTCCGGCAGGCGAGCGGCAGGAAGACGTCTCTGCACTGCGTCCTCGACCAAGCGGACCGGGACTCACCCGTTTATTTAAAG AAAGACCCGGCCTGTTTCTATGGTTACGTGTATTTCCGACAAGTTAGAGACAAGACCCTCAAAAGGGGCTACTTCCAAAAG TCTTTAGTTTTGATCAGCAAGCTTCCGTACGTCACGTTTTTCCACGCGGTTCTGAAACAGATTGCCCCGGAGTACTTTGAGAGGAGCGACCCCTGCTTGGAGGCAG CTTGCAGCGACATTGACCGATGGCCGGAGCCGCTACCTGGAAAAACACTAAACCTGCCCATAATGGGAGTTGTGATAAAG GTCCGGATCCCGACGCGTCTCGATAAACCCGGAACAACGCAGATGCTGGAGCTCACGCAGCCG TCGGACGCACACATCTCGGTGACCTTGCCCACTGTCCATGAAGTCGATATTTTTAG ATGCTTCTGTCCGGTGTTTATCCACATCCAGTTACTGTGGGAACTCGTGTTATTAGGAGAGCCCCTCGTGGTCATGGCCCCCTCGCCCTCGCAGTCATCTGAGACGGTTCTGGCTCTTGTGGG GTGCATCGCTCCCCTGAAATACTGCAGCGACTACAGACCCTACTTCACCATCCACGACACGGAATTCAAGGAGTACACCACGCGGACGCAGGCACC GCCCTCTGTCATCTTTGGGGTCACAAACCCATTTTTTGCTAAAACTCTGCAGCACTGGCCACACATCATCCGCATCGGAGACGTCAAACTCGCAG GAGATGTTCCCAAGCAAGTGAAGGTCAAGAAGTTAAAGAACCTTAAAACCCTGGACTCGAAGCCTG GGGTTTACAGCTCATACAAAACGTACCTGAACCGGGACGAGGAGATCATCAAGCAGCTGCAGAAG GGCGTTCAGCAGAAGCGGCCTTCGGAGGCGCAGAACGCTATTTTGCGGCGTCATTTTCTTGAACTGACCCAAAGCTTCATCATCCCCCTG GAACGCTACGTGGCCAGTCTGATGCCGCTTCTGAAAAGCATCTCCGCGTGGAAG AGTCCTCCTCAGCTGAAACCTTTCTGCCAAGAGGAGTTCATGAAGACCCTGGAGAAAGCCGGACCTCAGCTCACCTCCCATCTAAAAGGGGACTGGATCGGCCTTTACAG GCATTTCCTCCGTTCCCCAAACTTTGACGGCTGGTTCAGAATACGCCGGAAAGAGATGACCCGAAAACTAGAGGCGCTTCACCTCGAAGCACTTTGTAAAGAG GATTTACCCATTTGGGTGGAGAAACACACAGAAGTTGAAGCCGTGGACCTGgttttaaaacttaaaaataaattg GTGCAGGCAGAGAGGGAACATCTCCCGGTGAAAGCGGAGACTTTGGAGAAGTTGCAGGAACACGTGGACACGATAATAGAGAAATTTCCCGAGGATCTGCAGGGAATCTTACTGAAAACCAACACCCCCTGA
- the PDE12 gene encoding 2',5'-phosphodiesterase 12: protein MSAVRLLLSRLGGMERAVVRALPSEPKLSISLELAGSLRHLQREQSEPLGRALARIAASATRAPSKKIRRQQQPDPPPCVRLTYRGLAVSDEALNGEAWRDGAVLEVGEARYLVQRNPPSCLQLELPSRLLAGFPLCPAVRLEFARPELCRFVWYREVLGMPGVEEPGQPQAPADPYEDQAPVEAGDCPEPPAGAGWEEAGRGQLFTPSASDVGLRLKLRCTPGDGQRFGPSRELEAGSPVEAGPGSCTFERRHTFTQHETRDPVLRTASYNVLADVYAQSPTGRTVLFAYCPAHALERDYRQSLLRRELAGYRADVICLQEVDGSVYQESLGPALAAGGMDGVYRGKERQREGLATFFRRSRFSLVGQHDIRLSQALLEDPLHAELLAKLQPYPDARDSVVQRSTALQVSVLQSRSDPSQKICVANTHLYFHPKGGNIRLVQIAVALAHIRRVAYELYPGIPIIFCGDFNSTPTMGMYSFVKNGTIDESHEDWTSNGEEERCNMSLSHPLKLESACGEPEYTNYVVGFNGCLDYIFIDAQRVEVERVIPLPTHEEVTRHRALPSVSHPSDHLALVCDLRLKQIP, encoded by the exons ATGAGTGCGGTGCGTCTGCTGCTGAGCCGGTTGGGTGGCATGGAGCGGGCCGTGGTCCGGGCTCTGCCCTCCGAGCCCAAGCTGAGCATCTCGTTGGAGTTGGCCGGCAGCCTCCGCCACCTGCAGCGGGAGCAGAGTGAGCCTCTGGGCCGGGCCCTCGCTCGCATTGCCGCCAGCGCCACCCGGGCCCCTAGCAAGAAGATCCGGCGACAGCAGCAGCCAGATCCTCCTCCCTGTGTCCGCCTCACCTACCGCGGCCTGGCCGTGTCCGATGAGGCCCTGAACGGCGAGGCGTGGCGGGACGGCGCGGTGCTGGAGGTGGGGGAAGCCCGTTACTTGGTGCAAAGGAACCCACCAAGCTGCCTCCAGCTGGAGCTGCCCAGCCGCCTGTTAGCCGGCTTTCCGCTCTGCCCCGCGGTGCGCCTCGAGTTCGCCCGGCCCGAGCTCTGCCGCTTCGTCTGGTACCGTGAAGTATTGGGGATGCCCGGGGTCGAGGAGCCGGGTCAGCCCCAGGCACCAGCGGATCCCTACGAGGATCAGGCCCCTGTAGAAGCAGGAGACTGTCCCGAACCTCCTGCGGGTGCTGGGTGGGAGGAGGCCGGCCGAGGGCAGCTCTTCACCCCCAGTGCCTCGGATGTCGGGCTCCGGCTGAAGCTGCGCTGCACCCCAGGGGACGGGCAGCGGTTCGGGCCGAGCCGGGAGCTGGAGGCAGGGAGTCCGGTGGAGGCCGGTCCGGGGAGCTGCACGTTCGAGCGGCGGCACACATTCACGCAGCACGAGACCCGGGACCCCGTCCTCCGCACCGCCAGCTATAACGTGCTGGCCGACGTGTACGCGCAGAGCCCCACCGGCCGCACCGTGCTCTTCGCTTACTGCCCCGCGCACGCCCTGGAGCGGGACTACCGGCAGAGCCTGCTGCGGAGGGAGCTGGCAGGGTACCGGGCTGACGTTATCTGCCTGCAGGAGGTGGACGGCTCCGTGTACCAGGAGAGCCTGGGGCCAGCGCTGGCAGCCGGCGGCATGGACGGCGTGTACCGGGGCAAGGAGCGGCAGCGCGAGGGTCTGGCCACTTTCTTCCGCCGCAGCCGATTCAGTCTGGTCGGCCAACATGACATCCGACTCAGCCAGGCCCTGCTCGAGGACCCGCTGCATGCGGAGCTGCTGGCCAAGCTCCAACCGTACCCGGATGCCAGGGACAGTGTAGTGCAGAGGTCAACGGCCCTGCAG GTTTCCGTCTTGCAGTCGAGGTCCGATCCTTCCCAAAAAATATGCGTCGCGAACACGCACCTCTACTTCCACCCCAAAG GCGGGAATATCCGGCTCGTTCAGATAGCCGTTGCTCTGGCCCACATCCGCCGCGTGGCGTACGAGCTCTATCCCGGCATTCCCATCATCTTCTGCGGGGATTTTAACAGCACCCCCACCATGGGTATGTATAGCTTCGTCAAAAACGGGACCATCGACGAGAGCCACGAAGACTGGACCTCGAACGGGGAGGAAGAACGCTGCAACATGTCGCTGTCCCACCCGCTCAAGTTGGAGAGCGCGTGCGGGGAACCCGAGTATACGAACTACGTGGTGGGCTTCAACGGCTGCCTGGACTATATATTCATCGATGCACAGAGAGTGGAGGTGGAGCGTGTGATTCCGCTGCCCACCCATGAAGAGGTTACGCGGCACCGGGCCTTACCCAGCGTCTCCCACCCCTCGGACCACCTCGCGCTCGTCTGCGACCTGAGACTCAAACAGATTCCCTGA